The sequence CCGGCGAGAATTTAGCGAACAGCTAGAATTAAAGGACGGCAAACCCGTCCGTTTATCAATTCTTCGCAGGCAATTGAGCGTCATGGCAGCAAACTCAACGGGCAAATCGTCCTCCAATGGCAGAGCCACCAAGGGAACAAAAAAAAAGAAATCGACTCGGAAACGCCGCCTCGCATCGGATGGCGACATCGCCCCGAAATTGACGACTGACGGTGTCGAAACCCACGTCGTCGGCGAAGCGACGAAAGCGGCCCAAGAGAGCAAAATCTCTGCTGTCCGTGACATGATCGAAAAAACACCGCCTCACGATGTCCATACCTTGGCAAAGACGCTTGAGGTCATCATCGAGGGAGCTTCTCCCGAAGACGCAGCTGTGTTGCGAAGCGCGCTGCTGAAGCGATCCCCCGGCCCCGCCGGTCGAGGACGCGTCAGTGCGGACGATCAACTCTCCAGCGGTTGGCGCGACGGTGCTTATCCTTATCGCAACCTGATGTCGCGAAAGAATTATGAAAAGCAAAAATACCAGCTTCAGGTCGAACTGCTGAAGCTTCAAGCTTGGGTGAAGGATCGCGGCGAGAAAGTTGTCTTGTTGTTCGAAGGTCGCGATGCGGCTGGCAAAGGGGGAACAATCAAACGGTTCATGGAACACCTCAACCCTCGGGGTGCCCGGGTTGTCGCGCTTGAAAAGCCCAGTGAAATCGAGCGAGGGCAATGGTACTTCCAGAGGTATGTCGAACACCTTCCGACTGCTGGCGAAATCGTCATGTTTGACCGCAGTTGGTACAACCGAGCCGGTGTCGAAAGGGTCATGGGGTTCTGCAGCAACGACGAGTACGAGGAATTCATGCGGCAAGTCCCCGACTTTGAACGCAACCTCGTTCGCAGTGGTATTCGCTTAATCAAGTTCTGGTTCTCGGTCAGCCAAAAAGAACAGCGTCGGCGTTTCAAAGAACGCGAAGTCCATCCGCTGAAACAATGGAAACTTTCCCCCGTCGACATGGCGTCGCTTGATAAATGGGACGACTACACACGAGCGAAAGAGGCGATGTTCTTCTATTCGGACACCTATGACGCCCCTTGGACCGTCGTCAAATCCGATTGCAAAAAACGGGCTCGCCTGAATGCCATGCGTTTCGTTCTAGGATCGGTCCCCTATAAAAATCGTGACATGTCCAGCATCGGAATGGTTGATCCATTGCTAGTTGGTCGAGCTAACCTTGTGCAGTCATCACGCTCTGGCGATAACGCCTAGCCGATCAAGTTCGACCAGTTTCAATCCACGCAACCAGACGTTTCGTCATTCATCATGTCGATAGCCAACCCTTTCGATGCACCGATCGAAAGCGAACTGAAATTCGATTCAAAGCCCTCTTCGATTACGATTAAAAAGGTCGATGTTCTATCGGCCGGAAAAATCGGCGCGATCCTCTATGGAGTCACAGGCTTAATCACAGCCGCCTTTATGGTTATGTTCGCGCTCGTCGGAAGCATCGGAAACGGCGACATTGCCATTGGCTTGGTCGTCGCATTGGTCATGGGAGTCATCATTCCTGTCGGCACGGTCATTAGTGGCTTCATGGGCGGCGTCATCTTTGGTTTTCTCTATAACGTCTGCGCGTCCATCGTCGGTGGACTTCAGTTCGAGATCGACAGTTAGAGTCATCTGAATCGATTCGGCGTCAGGCCTGATTCAATCCTCTCCGCACACGTGCCAGCTGTGACATCACCTACCGTGCTTTCACCAAATGCGCGAGT comes from Stieleria sp. JC731 and encodes:
- the ppk2 gene encoding polyphosphate kinase 2; amino-acid sequence: MAANSTGKSSSNGRATKGTKKKKSTRKRRLASDGDIAPKLTTDGVETHVVGEATKAAQESKISAVRDMIEKTPPHDVHTLAKTLEVIIEGASPEDAAVLRSALLKRSPGPAGRGRVSADDQLSSGWRDGAYPYRNLMSRKNYEKQKYQLQVELLKLQAWVKDRGEKVVLLFEGRDAAGKGGTIKRFMEHLNPRGARVVALEKPSEIERGQWYFQRYVEHLPTAGEIVMFDRSWYNRAGVERVMGFCSNDEYEEFMRQVPDFERNLVRSGIRLIKFWFSVSQKEQRRRFKEREVHPLKQWKLSPVDMASLDKWDDYTRAKEAMFFYSDTYDAPWTVVKSDCKKRARLNAMRFVLGSVPYKNRDMSSIGMVDPLLVGRANLVQSSRSGDNA
- a CDS encoding DUF3566 domain-containing protein; amino-acid sequence: MSIANPFDAPIESELKFDSKPSSITIKKVDVLSAGKIGAILYGVTGLITAAFMVMFALVGSIGNGDIAIGLVVALVMGVIIPVGTVISGFMGGVIFGFLYNVCASIVGGLQFEIDS